The genomic region ATTGAATAGGTTCTTCAGCCAATTCGGCAAGAATTTCGTAATCATGAACAAGCATTGATGCATCAACCGCAATGGCATACCCTTTTGAATGTAAATTTACAATTTGAGCTTTTCTTTCTTGATAAAATTGCTCTATGCGTTTTTCAATTAATTTTTTCTGTCTGCCTCTCGCGCAAATTCCTGCATCGAGCAATGATAGAAAAAGCAATCCTAAAAGATTCAATTCAAAAGTGCTCTCACTCAAATGAATCCATTCGATTTTATTTGCGATTGTAAATGCAGTAACGGCTCCTAAAAAGAAGAAGCCTCTTAAAAAACGCCGGCTATATGCTTCCCCGAAGCCAATTCCAATGCTTGAAAAAACAACAGCAAGAAAAACGCTTGCATTCGGTTTAAATAATTTTGGGTGGACTTTCCAAAAATAGAAAAAACCGATGAAATGAAACCCGAGAAAATAGATCGTCCATTGAACAACTAAATCATTGTTTATAAAATCTTTCACTAAAAAAGCAATGCCCATAAAACCAACTTCCTTTCTTCTTAGCCTTATACAGTCTATCAAAAACAGAAAAAACTTTTCCCTTTTTTTATAAAAAATAAGGAAAAAGTCTGATTCTACATCATGAAATCACACTGATAACCGAAGCCGCTTTGCCATCACGTTTCTCTATTCATTTTTTCAACATAGTTTTTAGTTCTTTTATGTCTGATTTCAAATCTTCAATTTCTGATGTATCATCTTTAATTTCTTTCGTCTCTTTTTCAATTTCTTCCGATATTTTCTGTGCATTATTTACAATTTCACCAACAATAAGATTAATCATGATAAACGTAGCAATAATGATAAACGACACAAAATAAAGCCATGACCAGCCAATTTCTTCGAAAATTGGCCGAAATACACCACTTGCCCATGATTCTAATGTAAAAACTTGGAAAAGCGTGATAAGACTAAGTTGCAAGTTCCCAAAGTACTCCGGCGCGATTTTTGAATAGAATGCTGTCCCAATCACCGCATAAACATAGAAAATAATTGACATGACGATAATAACACTTGTAATCGTTGGTATCGCCATAAACAACGCACGGACTACTCTTCTTAAAGAAGGAACGGCAGTAATGGCACGCATTACTCGAAGCACCCTAAAAATCCTTAACACACTAACATAGGGAGTATTATAGAGAATGACGCTTCCGAGCACGATAATAAAATCAAAAATATTCCAGTTGCTCTTAAAAAAACTTGCTCTTTCAACAATAATTTTTAGAGCAATTTCAATCGCAAAGATAATTAAAATGATGTAATCCAGCAGAAGAAACATTCTCTTGTTCGGCTCAAAAACAGCCGGGTACGTCTCCAACCCGATCAAGATCGCATTGACAATAATAAGCACTGTAATGAACATATTGAATTTATGGCCATTGATTAACGCTGCAAGCATCGTTCTTATTTTTGAATTGTTCCCACTCATCCTGCAAATCCTTTCTTTTTACGGCTTAGACTCTTTTACTTCACCCCTACCTTTTCTTTTCATTGTACAAGAAATAAATATGAAAAAAAGAATGAATTCATGTATAATTTGCGAATGTAAAACCAAGCTATGAACGAAAGGAGTTGAACCCAATGCCGAGAGAAAGTGATGATGTTGGAGTTGAAACAACACCAAACTTTGATGGAAGGCGTGAAAG from Pueribacillus theae harbors:
- a CDS encoding ion transporter; amino-acid sequence: MSGNNSKIRTMLAALINGHKFNMFITVLIIVNAILIGLETYPAVFEPNKRMFLLLDYIILIIFAIEIALKIIVERASFFKSNWNIFDFIIVLGSVILYNTPYVSVLRIFRVLRVMRAITAVPSLRRVVRALFMAIPTITSVIIVMSIIFYVYAVIGTAFYSKIAPEYFGNLQLSLITLFQVFTLESWASGVFRPIFEEIGWSWLYFVSFIIIATFIMINLIVGEIVNNAQKISEEIEKETKEIKDDTSEIEDLKSDIKELKTMLKK